One window of Desulfarculus baarsii DSM 2075 genomic DNA carries:
- a CDS encoding TonB-dependent receptor, which translates to MHFRITAALALATLLLAGPAPADEPARTTPPATYAIDEVTVTADKLGRASQEVPASVSVYDEAELADMGLETTDDLFDRTPNMHMTTMGPQAMLGNPIVSMRGLSSFMTGAPVMSLLVDDVYYPGLSLDLLDIERVEVLRGPQGTMYGRNTEAGLINVITRKPTTEPSGRAELELGDYNTQRARFSAGGAAIADKLLVRLAGRYENSDGYFSNDFGGADDVDKHRNLDGRLTLDWLASPDLELSWTTDAQDYDSNYAEFALLDKVDNNPHHVSVDFAGEAEKRSVGSALRAQQKLGDLKLVSITSWRKMDASTYQDLDFTAYDIMRLKLKQDYQTVGEELRLVSDEPGQALRWVGGLFVYHETDDLDYATELRPMSGMAGNLRQQGDTATTGTALFGQASYTLWELVELTAGLRYDHESKDFDYAWSGGAFGVPDLKGSTGHDFDAWLPKFAVSLRLHESLTPYASVSRGFKSGGFNIKSAAGRSFDSEFAWNYELGLKTQWFDRRLTLDLAAFYIDWSDLQVEQPDYPDFTVVNAAAAASHGFEAELRARPLSGLELLASFGCVRSTFDEFKQGAADYADNDVPNVPAYTYRLGGVYRFLGGWFLSGEYIGVGPMYFDAANTKEQSAYGLANARAGYELKRVKTYFFVDNIFDETYATRAFAMSGQWYGRAGDPLTFGVKLVLEY; encoded by the coding sequence ATGCATTTTCGGATCACGGCCGCGTTGGCGTTGGCCACGCTGCTGCTGGCCGGCCCGGCCCCGGCCGACGAGCCGGCGCGAACCACGCCGCCGGCAACTTACGCCATCGACGAAGTGACGGTCACGGCCGACAAGCTCGGCCGCGCATCGCAAGAGGTGCCGGCCAGCGTCTCGGTCTATGACGAGGCCGAGCTGGCCGACATGGGCCTGGAAACGACCGACGACCTGTTCGATCGCACGCCCAACATGCACATGACGACCATGGGCCCCCAGGCCATGCTGGGCAATCCCATCGTCAGCATGCGCGGGCTCAGCTCGTTCATGACCGGCGCCCCGGTCATGAGCCTGTTGGTCGATGACGTCTATTATCCCGGCCTGAGCCTGGACCTGCTCGACATCGAGCGGGTGGAGGTGCTGCGCGGCCCCCAGGGCACGATGTATGGCCGCAACACCGAGGCCGGCCTGATCAACGTGATCACCCGCAAACCCACGACCGAGCCCTCGGGCCGGGCCGAACTGGAACTGGGCGATTACAACACCCAACGGGCGCGTTTTTCGGCCGGCGGCGCGGCGATCGCCGACAAGCTCCTGGTGCGCCTGGCCGGCCGTTACGAGAACAGCGACGGTTATTTCAGCAACGACTTCGGCGGGGCCGACGACGTGGACAAGCACCGCAACCTGGACGGCCGCCTGACCCTGGACTGGCTGGCCAGCCCCGACCTGGAGCTGAGCTGGACCACCGACGCCCAGGATTACGACAGCAACTACGCCGAGTTCGCCTTGCTGGACAAAGTTGACAATAACCCCCACCACGTGTCGGTGGATTTTGCCGGCGAGGCCGAAAAGCGCTCGGTGGGTTCGGCGCTGCGGGCCCAGCAAAAGCTGGGCGATCTGAAGCTGGTGTCGATCACGTCGTGGCGCAAAATGGACGCCAGCACCTATCAGGATCTGGACTTCACCGCCTATGACATAATGCGCCTGAAGCTCAAGCAGGATTATCAGACCGTGGGCGAGGAGCTGCGCCTGGTCTCCGATGAGCCGGGTCAGGCCCTGCGTTGGGTCGGCGGCCTGTTCGTCTACCACGAAACCGACGATTTGGATTACGCCACCGAGTTGCGGCCGATGTCGGGCATGGCCGGCAACCTGCGTCAGCAGGGCGACACGGCCACCACCGGCACGGCCCTCTTTGGCCAGGCCAGCTACACCCTCTGGGAGCTGGTGGAGCTGACCGCCGGCCTGCGTTACGATCACGAGAGCAAGGACTTCGACTACGCCTGGTCGGGCGGGGCCTTTGGCGTGCCCGACCTCAAGGGCTCCACCGGCCACGATTTCGACGCCTGGCTGCCCAAGTTCGCCGTGTCGCTGCGTCTGCACGAATCGTTGACGCCCTACGCCAGCGTCTCGCGGGGCTTCAAGAGCGGCGGCTTCAACATCAAATCGGCCGCCGGCCGCAGCTTCGACTCCGAGTTCGCCTGGAACTATGAATTGGGCCTCAAGACCCAATGGTTCGACCGACGCCTGACCCTGGACCTGGCCGCCTTTTACATCGACTGGAGCGACCTGCAAGTCGAGCAGCCCGATTATCCCGATTTCACCGTCGTCAACGCCGCCGCGGCCGCCAGCCACGGTTTCGAGGCCGAGCTGCGCGCGCGGCCCCTGAGCGGCCTGGAGCTGCTGGCCAGCTTCGGCTGCGTGCGCTCCACCTTTGACGAATTCAAGCAGGGCGCGGCCGACTACGCCGACAACGACGTGCCCAACGTGCCGGCCTACACCTACCGCCTGGGCGGCGTCTATCGCTTTTTGGGCGGCTGGTTCCTGAGCGGCGAATACATCGGCGTGGGGCCGATGTATTTCGATGCGGCCAACACCAAGGAGCAGTCGGCCTACGGCCTGGCCAACGCCAGGGCGGGCTACGAGCTCAAGCGCGTCAAAACCTACTTCTTTGTCGACAACATCTTTGACGAGACCTACGCCACGCGGGCCTTCGCCATGAGCGGCCAGTGGTACGGCCGGGCCGGCGATCCGCTGACCTTTGGCGTCAAGCTGGTGTTGGAATATTAG
- the amrB gene encoding AmmeMemoRadiSam system protein B, with protein sequence MVRQPAVAGRFYPAQAEALAAEVDRLLQTDQPPQPALAVICPHAGYVFSGRVAGQVFGQVSVPRRVLLMGPNHSGMGRPAALMSRGQWRTPLGLINLDDQLGQAIMDRAAYVEQDDLAHRNEHSLEVQTPFLQRRQAHLLLTPLCLALLGVQHCLDLGRAIAEAIASLGEPVLIVASTDMSHYIPAAQAKALDELAIERIMALDAEGLHHTVLGRGISMCGVVPTAVALAAAVALGASRARLAAYANSGQVTGDEREVVAYAGLIID encoded by the coding sequence ATGGTGCGCCAACCAGCGGTGGCCGGTCGATTCTACCCGGCCCAGGCCGAGGCCCTGGCGGCCGAGGTCGACCGCCTGCTGCAAACCGACCAGCCGCCCCAACCGGCCTTGGCCGTGATCTGTCCCCACGCGGGCTATGTTTTCTCGGGGCGGGTGGCCGGCCAGGTCTTCGGCCAGGTCTCCGTGCCCCGGCGGGTGCTGCTGATGGGCCCCAACCACAGCGGCATGGGTCGGCCGGCCGCCCTGATGAGCCGCGGCCAGTGGCGCACGCCCCTGGGCCTGATCAACCTCGACGACCAACTGGGCCAGGCGATCATGGACCGGGCGGCTTATGTCGAACAAGACGACCTGGCCCACCGCAACGAACACTCCCTGGAGGTGCAAACGCCTTTTTTGCAGCGTCGGCAGGCCCATTTGCTGCTGACGCCGCTGTGCCTGGCGCTGTTGGGCGTTCAGCACTGCCTGGATCTGGGCCGGGCCATCGCCGAGGCCATCGCCTCGCTGGGCGAGCCGGTGCTGATCGTGGCCAGCACCGACATGAGCCACTATATCCCCGCCGCCCAGGCCAAGGCCCTGGACGAATTGGCCATCGAGCGCATCATGGCCCTGGACGCCGAGGGCCTGCACCACACGGTGTTGGGCCGGGGCATTTCCATGTGCGGCGTCGTGCCCACCGCCGTGGCCCTGGCCGCCGCCGTGGCCCTGGGGGCCTCGCGGGCCAGGCTGGCGGCCTACGCCAACAGCGGCCAGGTCACCGGCGACGAACGCGAGGTGGTGGCCTACGCCGGCCTGATCATCGACTGA
- the gltX gene encoding glutamate--tRNA ligase, producing the protein MTQNNDNRPKVRTRFPPSPTGALHIGGGRTALFNWLFARHHGGQFIMRLEDTDLQRSKPEHVTSILEAMEWLGLDFDEGPYYQTKRFDRYKQVVEQMLQSGAAYWCHCSPETLQAKREAAMASGAKPMYDGCCRGKGLGPAPGAVVRFAGPRTGSTTFNDMVKGPITFDHAELDDLIIQRSDGSPTYHLAVIVDDIDMEVTHVIRGDDHVSNTPRQILLIRALGHLEPRYAHIPMILGQDKARLSKRHGATAITDYREMGYLPEAMINALARLGWSHGDQEIFSRQELIELFDLDSVGRSAAVFDLDKLRSLNHKYIQKADPQRLAQLVQPFLAKLGLAAYDEAVLRKAIPELVQRTENLEQLAQWAQPYLVDQPEMDAKARQKFLIGPEAAAILRQVRELVAAGNVDDVAAMNEAFRALAARTGQKLGALAQPTRVALTGRTASPGIFEVMAILGRQAVLTRLDQAIAGA; encoded by the coding sequence ATGACCCAAAACAACGACAACAGGCCCAAGGTCCGCACGCGCTTTCCCCCCTCGCCCACCGGCGCCCTGCACATCGGCGGCGGCCGCACGGCCCTGTTCAACTGGCTCTTCGCCCGCCATCACGGCGGCCAGTTCATCATGCGCCTGGAAGACACCGACCTCCAGCGCTCCAAGCCCGAGCACGTCACCTCCATCCTCGAGGCCATGGAGTGGCTGGGCCTGGACTTCGACGAAGGCCCCTACTACCAGACCAAACGCTTCGACCGCTACAAGCAGGTCGTCGAACAAATGCTCCAAAGCGGCGCGGCCTATTGGTGCCACTGTTCGCCCGAGACCCTCCAGGCCAAGCGCGAGGCGGCCATGGCCAGCGGGGCCAAGCCCATGTACGATGGCTGCTGTCGGGGCAAGGGCCTGGGGCCGGCCCCCGGCGCGGTGGTGCGTTTCGCCGGGCCCAGAACGGGCTCGACCACCTTCAACGACATGGTCAAAGGGCCCATCACCTTTGATCACGCCGAACTGGACGACCTGATCATCCAACGCAGCGACGGCTCGCCCACCTATCACCTGGCCGTCATCGTCGACGACATCGACATGGAGGTGACCCACGTCATCCGTGGCGACGATCACGTCTCCAACACGCCGCGCCAGATCCTGCTCATCCGCGCCCTGGGCCACCTCGAGCCGCGCTACGCCCACATCCCCATGATCCTGGGCCAGGACAAGGCCCGCCTGTCCAAACGCCACGGGGCCACGGCCATCACCGATTACCGCGAAATGGGCTATCTGCCCGAGGCCATGATCAACGCCCTGGCCCGCCTGGGCTGGTCCCACGGCGATCAGGAAATCTTCAGCCGCCAGGAGCTCATCGAGCTGTTCGACCTGGATTCCGTCGGCCGCAGCGCCGCCGTCTTCGACCTGGACAAGCTGCGCTCGCTCAACCACAAATACATCCAAAAAGCCGACCCCCAGCGCCTGGCCCAACTGGTCCAGCCGTTTTTGGCCAAACTGGGCCTGGCCGCCTACGACGAGGCCGTGCTGCGCAAAGCCATCCCCGAGCTTGTCCAACGCACCGAAAACCTTGAGCAACTGGCTCAATGGGCCCAACCATACCTGGTCGACCAGCCGGAGATGGACGCCAAGGCCCGGCAAAAGTTCCTGATCGGCCCCGAGGCCGCCGCGATCCTGCGCCAGGTGCGCGAGCTGGTCGCCGCCGGCAACGTGGACGACGTGGCGGCCATGAACGAGGCATTCCGGGCCCTGGCCGCACGCACGGGCCAAAAACTGGGCGCCCTGGCCCAGCCCACCCGCGTGGCCCTGACCGGCCGCACGGCCAGCCCCGGCATCTTCGAGGTGATGGCCATTCTGGGCCGCCAGGCCGTGTTGACGCGCCTGGACCAGGCCATCGCCGGGGCCTAA
- a CDS encoding tetratricopeptide repeat protein yields the protein MPLKLSDALLHLSCKIAEKLPHAAGLALAVAYCAASGQQIPAFVVGALAGDVAVKGVEGLCRMATDGASEAEVLAAADALASANARPIEELAAVIASLKDDLANLPEALRQNLLAQIKKEQRELHEQWGRRIMELVGAPPFEIICTVAELLANEPKVSEHGLIHVVDRPESTAIFQAFKAGQTKTVLLRGRALSGKTFLAFKVAQRWIASGGRVAWIKYHTDINGYINAVKYDVHDHANLPLLIWDLPFNKALDETFFESLQLFPGPAMITVRVGELNVAPRDLEALTQPGFKRCLCKNGFLNPVREKLDLFLGPVHDHRQVLSAIIEAHNYRLSLTESAKDAIAERMFVGQGADQTTLLGLGRAYLMALANLPPKPSMEPLDRLDVHRLEGPNRAALSANEQVKNIFAHTVGADEKEFLTALRLYKQWTFSEGMHEDVLTATIQACCDAGRTMRDCRADLTERGVLTHAPPWYWVWHDLQLDVAPNQPDDTANDVLARTVEHLARSLACATNDQSKKTLAQAAGGFAAKLQQNGLWREALGLHDAALHARRNLAEAHVAGEEEASALAGTCNLGILLAEMGQRPAALALFQEALKIYRDLAREQPKAYLPNVAMTCNNLGALFYAMGQHAEAAKRHAEALMIRYACWLELPAAYAERLGKSLAAIRKLATNTEFSGRQQWLAELWRGMLGRFGGNLWLLCLPLCQTFAEAGLPALAMEPYVLLAITLEKQQDPAAAAQAAALVESLRPALGAEFEPLRQGLRAKFAPLLADL from the coding sequence ATGCCGCTCAAGCTCAGCGACGCCTTGCTGCATCTTTCGTGCAAGATTGCCGAGAAGCTGCCCCACGCCGCCGGCCTGGCGCTGGCCGTGGCCTATTGCGCGGCCAGCGGCCAACAAATCCCGGCGTTTGTGGTTGGCGCATTAGCTGGCGACGTCGCCGTCAAGGGCGTGGAGGGCCTTTGCCGGATGGCCACCGATGGCGCGTCGGAGGCCGAAGTTTTGGCCGCCGCTGATGCCCTGGCCAGCGCAAACGCCCGCCCCATCGAGGAACTGGCGGCGGTGATTGCCTCGCTCAAAGACGACTTGGCCAACCTGCCCGAAGCACTGCGCCAAAACCTGCTGGCCCAGATCAAAAAGGAGCAACGCGAGCTGCATGAGCAATGGGGCCGGCGCATTATGGAACTGGTTGGTGCGCCGCCATTTGAGATCATCTGCACCGTGGCCGAGTTGCTGGCCAACGAGCCCAAGGTCAGTGAACACGGCTTGATCCACGTGGTGGACCGGCCCGAATCCACGGCCATATTCCAGGCGTTCAAGGCTGGCCAAACCAAGACTGTTTTGCTGCGCGGCCGGGCCCTTTCAGGCAAGACGTTTTTGGCCTTCAAGGTGGCCCAGCGCTGGATTGCCTCCGGCGGCCGAGTAGCCTGGATCAAATACCACACCGACATCAACGGCTATATTAACGCCGTTAAGTACGATGTTCACGACCATGCCAATTTGCCTCTTCTGATATGGGATCTGCCGTTTAACAAAGCGTTGGACGAAACATTCTTCGAGAGTTTGCAACTTTTCCCCGGTCCGGCGATGATTACCGTGCGGGTGGGCGAACTGAACGTCGCGCCCCGAGACCTAGAGGCGTTGACCCAGCCCGGTTTCAAACGCTGCCTTTGCAAGAATGGTTTTCTGAACCCGGTACGGGAAAAACTCGATTTGTTTCTGGGGCCGGTCCACGATCATCGCCAGGTGCTGAGCGCCATCATCGAAGCGCACAACTATCGGTTGTCCTTGACCGAATCGGCCAAGGACGCCATTGCCGAACGGATGTTTGTCGGCCAGGGAGCGGACCAAACAACCCTCCTGGGCCTGGGCCGGGCCTATCTGATGGCCCTGGCCAACCTGCCGCCCAAGCCAAGCATGGAGCCGCTGGACCGACTAGATGTGCACCGGCTGGAGGGCCCCAACCGTGCGGCCCTAAGCGCCAACGAACAGGTGAAAAACATCTTTGCCCATACCGTGGGTGCGGACGAAAAAGAGTTCCTGACCGCGCTTCGGCTCTACAAGCAGTGGACCTTCAGCGAGGGCATGCACGAGGATGTGCTCACCGCCACGATCCAGGCATGCTGTGATGCGGGGCGAACCATGCGCGACTGCCGCGCCGATCTGACTGAGCGCGGCGTGTTGACCCATGCGCCGCCATGGTATTGGGTTTGGCACGACTTGCAGCTAGATGTCGCACCCAATCAGCCAGACGATACGGCCAATGATGTCTTGGCGCGCACGGTGGAGCATCTGGCGCGAAGCCTGGCATGCGCGACCAACGACCAGAGCAAGAAAACGCTGGCCCAAGCTGCGGGTGGCTTTGCCGCTAAATTGCAGCAAAATGGGCTTTGGCGCGAGGCGTTGGGCTTGCACGATGCTGCCTTGCATGCACGGCGCAACTTGGCCGAGGCCCACGTTGCGGGAGAAGAAGAAGCCAGCGCCCTGGCCGGTACCTGCAACCTGGGCATCCTTTTGGCCGAAATGGGCCAGCGGCCAGCGGCCTTGGCGCTATTCCAAGAAGCGCTGAAGATTTATCGCGATCTGGCCCGTGAGCAGCCAAAGGCCTATCTGCCAAACGTGGCCATGACCTGCAACAACCTGGGCGCGCTTTTTTACGCCATGGGCCAGCACGCAGAAGCGGCCAAGCGGCACGCCGAGGCGCTGATGATTAGATATGCCTGCTGGCTGGAATTGCCGGCGGCTTATGCCGAAAGGCTGGGCAAATCGCTTGCGGCCATAAGAAAACTGGCGACAAACACCGAATTCAGCGGCAGGCAACAGTGGCTGGCCGAACTTTGGCGGGGGATGCTGGGGCGCTTCGGGGGCAACTTGTGGCTGCTATGCCTGCCACTGTGTCAAACCTTCGCCGAGGCCGGCCTGCCCGCCCTGGCCATGGAGCCATACGTCCTTTTGGCCATAACGCTGGAAAAGCAACAAGACCCCGCCGCCGCCGCACAGGCCGCCGCGTTGGTGGAAAGCCTGCGCCCGGCCCTGGGCGCGGAGTTCGAGCCGCTGCGCCAAGGGCTGCGCGCCAAATTCGCCCCGCTGCTGGCTGATCTGTAG